From the genome of Syntrophus gentianae:
CAGGACAATAGGGATTCAAATTCTCTGGCGCTTTGTTCAATAACAAGAGGGTTAACTGCCACGTGGTAGCTTAGATTAAAATCCGTTTTGTCAAACAGCAAATAAATCTTGTTCAACCCGAAGGTATGATATTTTTTCAGCGGCGAAAGATCCATCTTGTTTAACGAAGGGCCGTTCCCGACGATAAAACACCCTTTCCCTTGATGGATATTTCTAAACTTCCGCAAAGGCGATCTATGCTGTAGATACCAACGGAGATATTCCCGGTCTTCAAAATGAAGCAGCAGCTCGGCCAGAGGGTACCTGAGGGATAAGAAACGTTGCATACTTTTTGTCATTCCGTACTTAACCTCGCGATGGCACCACCATCCACAGTGATTGTCTGTCCGGTCATGAAAGTCGATTGCTCTTGATCAGCTAGAAAATAAATGACTCGAGCCACTTCCCCCGGTTTACCCGTGCGGCCCAGGACATGTTTTTTCCCAAGTTCCTGAACCATCGCCGGGATGTTATGACCGGAAAGATGACCTCGGCTCAAACCGGCAAAAAGCATGGGAGTGTCGATCGCACCGGGCAACACGGCATTCACCCGAACGCTGGGACCGAATTCCAGTGCCATTGCCCTTGTCAGTGAAAGGAGGGCTCCTTTACTGGCAGCGTAAGCCGCGAGCCCTGCAGAGGTGGCGTTGGCATGTACGGAACTGATGTTTACAATAGACCCGCCAGATCGCTGCAAAAGGGGATAGGCACAGCGTGAACCCAGAAAAACAGAGCGAACATTCGTAGCCATCGTAGCATCCCATTCATCGATCGACGTTTCGACAAGCGGTTTGCAGATCTGAATCGCAGCATTATGAACCAAGGTATCCAATTGGCCGCAGCGATCAATGATCCTCTCATGGATAAGCTCCCAAGCCTCAGTCTGAGCGACATCTGCCTGGATGAATTGCGTCATGCCGGCAGATTCCGATGTTTGTTTGTGATCAACCCCGACAACCAGCCAACCTTTTTCCGCAAACAACCGGGCTGTCGCGAGACCGATGCCGCCCGCTGCCCCTGTGATCAAAGCAACCCGTTTCATGACCGACACCCCTTTAACACTTCCAATAAATTATGAATTGTATTGAGGTGAACACGCTCCCAAGCTTCAGGACTGCTGTTTGCGTTATGAGACGCCAGCAGCACATTGCGCATCTGGCGTAAGGGACTGTCCATGGGCAGGGGTTCCGTTTCAAAAACATCCAGGGCGGCTCCCGCGATGGTTTTGCCATCCAGCGCCTTGATCAAGGCCTGTTCATCCACAATCGGACCGCGTGCCGTATTGATCAGAATGGCTGAATTTTTCATCAGAGAAAATTCTTCAGCGGCGATCAAATGGCGGCTTGTGGGATTCAAGTCGCAGTTGATGCTGATGAAATCAGACTTTTTCAGTAATGCTTCCAGAGGCACCATCCGTATGCCTGCACGGGCAAGAAAATCCTCCGGCATTTTAACAATATCGTTGCCCAGCAGAGGCATCCCGAAGGCCTTTGCACGTCGGATAACCGCCTTTCCAACGTTGCCGACTCCGATGACACCGAGAGTACATTCTTTCAACGACCGTCCAGGGAGTTTCTGCCATAGGCCTTCCTTCATCAGGCGATCCATGCCTAAAAGGTTGCGGGCGAAACACAAGACGTAGCCCATGACCGAATCTGCCAACGGTTCACTGAAGGCGTTGGGGGTATTGCAAAGGGCGATGCCCAACTGCTGGCAGGTTTTCCGGTCAATAGAGTCGATGCCGGTACCCCACTTTGAGATAACCTTGAGTCTTGGCGAGGATCTCAGGACGCGCTCGGTGAATCGGTCATCGCCGCAGATGACACCGTCGATATCGCTCATCCATTGCAAAAGGTCGCTTTCCTCAAGCCTCTCCTGAACGGGCGGCACAATAATTTCTATGCCGTTTTCGACAAAGATTGGACGAAAACGATCAATGACCGGCTGCATGTATGGCGCTGAGATCAATACTTTCAAGCTCATGGCGTTAATGTTTTGTGTCGGTGGAGGTATAAAAATTCAGAAATTTGGAAATCCAGTTCATTGTCAATATCCCATGCCTCCGCAGGGTCGATTTCAAACATCAGTGGCTTCGCACCGATACGGTTGTGATGCTGTTCCAAAGTTTTCCTACTGAAGAGGTAAATGTTCGAGTTTTCTTCAAAGATCGGTGGTAGATCCTGTGTTCTCAGAAGAATTGCCGGGTTATGATTGATTGGTTTCCCTTGATGGTCCCAAAGCCTGGTCTGATGACGGGTAGCACTGAAGAGCGAATCGCAGTCTGGGTAATGGGCGAAAAAATATTTCACGGCCCGGGAAATTGTCTCTGAGCGCAGGAGGGGGTTTGTGCTATGGGTTTGGAGAAAGAAATCCGCC
Proteins encoded in this window:
- a CDS encoding SDR family NAD(P)-dependent oxidoreductase, producing MKRVALITGAAGGIGLATARLFAEKGWLVVGVDHKQTSESAGMTQFIQADVAQTEAWELIHERIIDRCGQLDTLVHNAAIQICKPLVETSIDEWDATMATNVRSVFLGSRCAYPLLQRSGGSIVNISSVHANATSAGLAAYAASKGALLSLTRAMALEFGPSVRVNAVLPGAIDTPMLFAGLSRGHLSGHNIPAMVQELGKKHVLGRTGKPGEVARVIYFLADQEQSTFMTGQTITVDGGAIARLSTE
- a CDS encoding acylneuraminate cytidylyltransferase family protein encodes the protein MPDISTPPSPAIVALVPMRHHSERVPGKNYRLFAGRPLYHCIVESLLACPFITGVIIDTDSRFIMDDAQRHFPHVRLIERPEHLRDGKISTNDILMHDVSQTEADFFLQTHSTNPLLRSETISRAVKYFFAHYPDCDSLFSATRHQTRLWDHQGKPINHNPAILLRTQDLPPIFEENSNIYLFSRKTLEQHHNRIGAKPLMFEIDPAEAWDIDNELDFQISEFLYLHRHKTLTP
- a CDS encoding phosphoglycerate dehydrogenase, encoding MSLKVLISAPYMQPVIDRFRPIFVENGIEIIVPPVQERLEESDLLQWMSDIDGVICGDDRFTERVLRSSPRLKVISKWGTGIDSIDRKTCQQLGIALCNTPNAFSEPLADSVMGYVLCFARNLLGMDRLMKEGLWQKLPGRSLKECTLGVIGVGNVGKAVIRRAKAFGMPLLGNDIVKMPEDFLARAGIRMVPLEALLKKSDFISINCDLNPTSRHLIAAEEFSLMKNSAILINTARGPIVDEQALIKALDGKTIAGAALDVFETEPLPMDSPLRQMRNVLLASHNANSSPEAWERVHLNTIHNLLEVLKGCRS